AAAGCGTCCCTTTTTAGTAATTTCAAGAGCTTCTTTGATAATATCCAAAGTCAGCCCGTCAATTTTTATATCCACCTGTATTGCTGTAATACCATCTTTAGTTCCTGCAACTTTAAAGTCCATGTCCCCAAAAAAGTCTTCTATTCCCTGAATGTCTATAAAGGTCACAAACCTATCTTTGTCATTTTCATCAACAACAAGCCCTGCAGAAATTCCTGCCACAGGTTTTTTTATAGGTACCCCTGCATCCATCAACGCTAAAGTGCTGGCACACACACTTCCCTGGGATGTTGAACCATTTGACATAAGAACTTCTGAAACCAGTCTTATTGCATAGGGGAATTCTTCCTGGTCAGGTATAACAGGTTCTAATGCTTTTTCTGCAAGAGCACCATGCCCTATTTCCCTTCTTCCGGGACCCCGAGAAGGTCTTGCTTCCCCTACACTGTATCCTGGGAAATTATAATGGTGCATATATCTTTTTGTCTCCTCAAGATCGATACCATCAAGCATCTGCACCTCACTCATAGCCCCCAATGTAACTGTAGTGAGAACCTGGGTCTGGCCCCTTTGAAAAAGCCCTGAACCGTGAACTCTTGGAAGCAACCCCACCTCAGCAGATAAAGGCCTTATTTCATCAAGGGTTCTTCCATCAACTCTTTTGCCTTCCTCCAATATATATTTCCTTACCACTTTTCTTTCAAGTTTGTTAACGGCTTCAGCTATTTGCTGCTCCATTTCCGGAAAATCATCTTTAAACCTTTCTATTATTTCTTCTGTAAGTTTACTTACATTCTCATCCCTTACTTGCTTATCTACAGCTAATACAGCTTCTCTCATTTTTTCATATGCAAATTCCTCTACAGGGGTGTAAATCTCATCAGGAACTTCCGAAGATTCATATTCAAACTTAGGCTTACCCACTTCTTTTACAATCCCATCTATAAAATCCACAATTCTCTTTATCTCTTCATGTCCTTTTATTATTGCCTCAATCATAACTTCTTCAGAAACTTCATTTGCAGCTGCTTCTATCATTACTATTTTTTCCCTGGTGCCCACTAAATTTACATACATTTTGCTTTTTTCCCTTTGTGCTGCAGTTGGATTAATTACAATCTCCCCGTCAACAAGTCCTAATATAACCCCTCCCACAGGACCGTTAAAAGGTATGTCAGATATGGACAGGGCAATAGACGAACCTATAAGGGCTACTATTTCAGGAGAATTGTCCTGTTCCACCGACAAAACAGTATTTACAATGGCAACATCATTTCTCAAGTCCTCTGGAAACAGTGGTCTTAGTGGCCTGTCTATAACCCTTGCATTTAATATGGCTTTCTCTGACGGTTTTCCCTCTCTTTTTATAAATCCTCCAGGAATTTTTCCAACAGCATAAAGTTTTTCTTCATAGTCAACACTCAAAGGAAAAAAATCCACTCCTTCTCTTGGAGTTGCTGACGCAGTAGCAGTTGATAAAATCACAGTATCTCCGTATTTAGCCAATACTGCTCCATTTGCTAGCTGGGCAAGTTGTCCTGTTTCAATAACCAGCTGTCTTCCTGCTATATCAATACTGAAAGTTTTTTTCATTTTTTCTCCTCCTTATAACCGCAGACTGTAGCTTGTAGATTCTACAGCAGACCTAAAAAATTTTAAATAGTGCTGCACAATCTACCTTCTACCGTCTGCAGTTTTTGTTTTTAGTATTCCAAATTTTTAGTGTTATATATCTTTTTTTGTTATATATCTTTAAAATTTATGTTTATATATTTTTAATTTATATATTTTAAATTTTAAGTTTATAAACAATCTTTTTTTAAATTGCACAATACTTACTTTTTTAAAAGACAAAAGGTAAGTACATATAGAAATTCCCCTGTATTTTTTATTTATTAAATAATATTTTTGCTCATGAATGTCTGTAAGATAGCTGTCAGGGAAGGTTGTAATTCTTTAATCTATCTCTTACTAGTTAAGACGAGATATAAATTTACTTTAAAAGAATGGACGAAAAGTACGCCCATTCTATTTTCTTAAGTTTAATTTTTCAATAATTGCACGGTATCTTTCTATGTCCACTCTTTGCAGGTAATTTAAAAGCCCTCTTCTCTGCCCTACCATTTTAAGAAGACCTCTTCTTGAGTGGAAATCTTTTTTGTGTACTTTTAAATGTTCCGTTAGGTGCTCTATTCTCTTTGTAAGAATAGCTATCTGCACCTCCGGGGAGCCAGTGTCTGTTTCGTGCAATCTGTAAGTGTTGATAATTTCCTGTTTCAAATCTTTTCTCATAAAAAAATCCTCCTTTTCTTTATTAAACCCCCAATAGCTAAGTAATAGGACGGAGCTCCCTACAACCTGGCTAGTGGTTTTATTTACTTAAAACATTCTAACACAACAGCTATTAACTGTAAAGAATCAATTTTAAAATTATAAACTTTTATTTTTAATTTCTCAGACTGTGAAGAGGTGCCGGTATTCTTCCACCCCTGTTTATAAAATCTTTACTGGAATAATCACTTAATTTCATTACCGGTCCCTTACCTAAAAGCCCGCCAAATTCAACCATATCCCCTACATCTTTACCAGGTGCCGGAATTATCCTTACAGCCGTTGTTTTGTTGTTTACAACACCTATTGCAGCTTCATCTGCAATAATGGCGGATATTGTCTCGGCACTTGTACTACCGGGAACCACTATCATATCCAAGCCTACAGAGCAAACACATGTCATTGCCTCCAGTTTTTCTATTGAAAGGGCTCCCTTTTGCACTGCTTCTATCATTCCTGCATCTTCACTTACAGGTATAAATGCCCCGCTTAAACCTCCTACAAAAGAAGATGCCATTACCCCACCTTTTTTAACTGCATCGTTTAAAAGGGCCAAAGCTGCCGTAGTTCCATGTGCACCGCATTTTTCAAGTCCCATTTCCTCTAATATATGTGCCACACTGTCCCCCATGGCAGGAGTGGGAGCCAAAGACAAATCAACAATCCCGAAAGAAACTCCAAGCCTTTTGGAAGCTTCTCTTGCTACTAACTGTCCCATTCTTGTTATTTTAAAAGCAGTTTTTTTAATTGTCTCTGATACAGTTTCAAAATCTGCTCCCCTAACTTTTTCCAGTGCACATTTTACAACCCCAGGTCCGCTTACTCCAACGTTAATTACACACTCTGCCTCCCCAAATCCATGGAAAGCACCTGCCATAAACGGATTGTCTTCAGGGACATTGGCAAAAATAACAAGCTTTGCACAAGCAATTCCCCCACTGTCAGAGGTGAGTTCTGCTGCCTTTTTTATTATGTGCCCCATTTCTTTTACACAATCCATATTTATACCTGACTTGGTACTGGCAACATTGACAGATGAACATACTTTTTTGGTGGTACTGAGGGCTTCTGGAATAGAGTTAATAAGCTTTTTGTCTCCTTTTGTATAGCCTTTATGAACTAATGCAGAAAAGCCTCCTATAAAATTTACCCCAACACTTTCTGCTGCCTTATCCAATGTCTCCGCAAATTTTACATAATCCTCCTCATCTGAGCTTTCTGCAATGATAGAAATGGGCGTTACTGAAATTCTTTTATTTATTATAGGAATCCCGAATTCTCTTTCAATATCTTCACCAACTTTAACAAGATCTTTGGCACACTTTGTAATTTTATTGTATATTTTCTCCCTGGCTTCTTTACTGCTGGAACTGCAGCAGTCTCTTAAAGATATTCCCATTGTTATGGTTCTTATATCAAGATGTTCTTCTTGAATCATTTTTATTGTCTCTATAATTTCAAAGGGTCTTATCATCACAATCCCCCCTATATCCTGTGCATTGAATTAAATATATCTTCATGTTGTATTCTTACACTAAGTCCCATTTCCTCACCTTTTTTTTCTAACTCCTCTGAAAGTTTTGTAAATGAAATTGTCATATTAGAGATATCCACCAGCATTATCATGGTAAAAACATCCTGCATAGTTGTCTGGGAAATATCCAATATATTTACATTGCTAACTGCCAGGGTATTGCTTATTCCCGCTATAATACCCACTTTATCCTTTCCTATAACAGTTATTACAGCACGCATAACATGTCCCCCTTAATTTAACCCTTAAAGAACATTATACTCCTATCATTAAACTATAGCAACTTTTAATTCCCTTTTTCTCTTTTGTTACATTATTGTTTCACAGTCCCTTTAAATCATTGACTTGGTACTATCTGTATGTTATCATTTTTATAGCTGTTTTCTACTTAGTTGGCAGCCGATATATATAAATAAAAAAAATTATAACGGGGGGAAAAACATGTACAAATCTCATTTTTTGAAATTTACAAGTGTTTTTTTTATTATTGCTGCTTTTGTAACAATACTTTATACAAACAGTGTAAATGTATATGCAAGTGACTCTGACGGAATTGTTACTACAGATTTTGTTGATTTGGAATTTACCATTGGCAGAGTTGATTACAGATCTAAAACCGCAGTTAAGAAAATGGAAATCGCTCCTTTTATTGAAAATGGTAGGACTTTAGTACCATTCAGGACAATATTCGAAGAACTTGGCTTTAATGTTAATTGGAACGGGACAACAAAAAGCATCACTGCTACCCGCCAGGGAACAACAATAAATCTTCAAATCAATAATCCAAATGCTTCTGTAAACGGAAAAACAGTTGTACTTGATGTGGCTCCTACTATACAAAAGGACAGGACTTTGGTACCATTAAGATTTGTGGCTGAAAATTCCGGTGCTTTTGTTGACTGGAATGCTGAGAATAAAACTATAACTATAAACAGAATAGGAATATTTGACACAGGTACCATACTGTTTTATGATCAAAAGGGAAGAAACCGACAAGTATATGTGTATGATGGAAAAACCATAGCAACAATCCCTCTGCACGGTAAAGAAATTAAAAATACAATTACATACAATGGCGGTCTTTTAATTACATTATTTGATGCAGATAATGATACAAATAACCTGGTTACATTTAGAAATGGAAAGTTTCAGACTTTAATAAATAATTTTGAAATAAGAAACCAGGTGGAATTTAACGATAACCTCATTCTTCATGGTTATGACAGAAATCAAAAAAAAGATACTCTTTACAGGTTTGACGGCAAAGATAT
The genomic region above belongs to Acetivibrio saccincola and contains:
- a CDS encoding polyribonucleotide nucleotidyltransferase, with amino-acid sequence MKKTFSIDIAGRQLVIETGQLAQLANGAVLAKYGDTVILSTATASATPREGVDFFPLSVDYEEKLYAVGKIPGGFIKREGKPSEKAILNARVIDRPLRPLFPEDLRNDVAIVNTVLSVEQDNSPEIVALIGSSIALSISDIPFNGPVGGVILGLVDGEIVINPTAAQREKSKMYVNLVGTREKIVMIEAAANEVSEEVMIEAIIKGHEEIKRIVDFIDGIVKEVGKPKFEYESSEVPDEIYTPVEEFAYEKMREAVLAVDKQVRDENVSKLTEEIIERFKDDFPEMEQQIAEAVNKLERKVVRKYILEEGKRVDGRTLDEIRPLSAEVGLLPRVHGSGLFQRGQTQVLTTVTLGAMSEVQMLDGIDLEETKRYMHHYNFPGYSVGEARPSRGPGRREIGHGALAEKALEPVIPDQEEFPYAIRLVSEVLMSNGSTSQGSVCASTLALMDAGVPIKKPVAGISAGLVVDENDKDRFVTFIDIQGIEDFFGDMDFKVAGTKDGITAIQVDIKIDGLTLDIIKEALEITKKGRFKIIDEVILKTIEAPRSELSKYAPKVLSTTISPDKIRDVIGPGGKMINRIIEETGVKIDIDDDGKVYVFSTETEACKRALAMIEGISKDVEPGQIFLGKVMRITSFGAFVEFLPGKEGLVHISKLDKNRVVRVEDVVSVGEEILVKVLDIDKQGRVNLSRKDAMEENEEKKNKQTKRSKYF
- the rpsO gene encoding 30S ribosomal protein S15, whose product is MRKDLKQEIINTYRLHETDTGSPEVQIAILTKRIEHLTEHLKVHKKDFHSRRGLLKMVGQRRGLLNYLQRVDIERYRAIIEKLNLRK
- a CDS encoding PFL family protein; the protein is MIRPFEIIETIKMIQEEHLDIRTITMGISLRDCCSSSSKEAREKIYNKITKCAKDLVKVGEDIEREFGIPIINKRISVTPISIIAESSDEEDYVKFAETLDKAAESVGVNFIGGFSALVHKGYTKGDKKLINSIPEALSTTKKVCSSVNVASTKSGINMDCVKEMGHIIKKAAELTSDSGGIACAKLVIFANVPEDNPFMAGAFHGFGEAECVINVGVSGPGVVKCALEKVRGADFETVSETIKKTAFKITRMGQLVAREASKRLGVSFGIVDLSLAPTPAMGDSVAHILEEMGLEKCGAHGTTAALALLNDAVKKGGVMASSFVGGLSGAFIPVSEDAGMIEAVQKGALSIEKLEAMTCVCSVGLDMIVVPGSTSAETISAIIADEAAIGVVNNKTTAVRIIPAPGKDVGDMVEFGGLLGKGPVMKLSDYSSKDFINRGGRIPAPLHSLRN
- a CDS encoding ACT domain-containing protein yields the protein MRAVITVIGKDKVGIIAGISNTLAVSNVNILDISQTTMQDVFTMIMLVDISNMTISFTKLSEELEKKGEEMGLSVRIQHEDIFNSMHRI